A part of Arthrobacter dokdonellae genomic DNA contains:
- a CDS encoding carboxymuconolactone decarboxylase family protein, producing the protein MMRLREIERGDRLSSRLLFTVISVVSGSRFPDAARVALYHRDFAGPVLNAWTHQVMRGPSEWSVGERELMAAMVARFNSCPFCVGAHGAVAAHGLGAGVVEAALRDYRSAPISGVLRAALTFIEKMTRDPEGLGVEDARAATLAGVSRNQLADAAAVATVFNIVTRYANALDFEIPSPSDFAKSARTLLKRGYK; encoded by the coding sequence ATGATGCGCCTGCGTGAGATCGAGCGTGGGGACCGGCTGTCAAGCCGGTTACTCTTCACAGTGATTTCCGTCGTGTCGGGAAGCCGATTCCCGGATGCCGCGCGGGTCGCCCTTTATCACCGTGACTTCGCCGGGCCGGTGCTCAATGCGTGGACGCACCAGGTCATGCGCGGTCCGAGCGAGTGGTCGGTCGGCGAACGGGAGTTGATGGCGGCGATGGTGGCGCGATTCAACTCGTGTCCATTCTGTGTTGGTGCCCACGGTGCGGTCGCAGCACACGGCCTCGGCGCCGGGGTTGTCGAGGCTGCCTTGAGAGACTACCGGTCTGCCCCGATTTCCGGCGTTCTCCGAGCGGCCCTGACTTTCATTGAGAAGATGACCCGCGACCCGGAAGGGCTGGGGGTCGAGGATGCGCGGGCAGCGACCCTGGCGGGCGTCAGCAGGAATCAGCTGGCCGACGCCGCGGCGGTCGCGACCGTCTTCAACATCGTCACGCGCTACGCGAATGCGTTGGATTTCGAGATCCCCAGCCCAAGCGACTTCGCGAAGTCAGCCAGGACCCTCCTGAAACGCGGCTACAAATAA
- a CDS encoding dipeptidase gives MNMHQQATVVDGLQISNWSRPVLEELRTGGVSAVNATCAVWENAAETIRSIAQWLELANRNQDLFFLASRGEDIQRAKQENKIAVFLGFQNTSPFEDDYRYVELFHRLGVRIAQLTYNNQNLLGGGCFETEDSGLTRYGRVVVSEMNRVGMLIDLSHVGYRTSRDAIEASTVPVAITHSNPLWFFDTPRNKPHDVIQPLVDRGGVIGCCLYPTVSGGEHVTIESFAAMVSRMVDHYGPSHVGLGSDCTRGWDHEFVGWLRNGRWQPTAPEDSPRWPAWPNWFTGPEDFPRLTDGLVTAGLTDDTIAAVLGGNFSRLFTEVMDNAKEKAHV, from the coding sequence ATGAACATGCACCAGCAGGCCACGGTCGTGGACGGGCTGCAGATCAGCAACTGGAGCCGTCCGGTCCTTGAAGAACTGCGCACCGGCGGTGTCAGCGCCGTCAACGCCACCTGCGCCGTCTGGGAAAACGCCGCTGAAACCATCCGCTCCATCGCCCAATGGCTCGAACTGGCCAACCGGAACCAGGACCTTTTCTTCCTGGCCAGCCGTGGCGAGGACATCCAGAGGGCCAAGCAGGAAAACAAGATTGCCGTTTTTCTTGGCTTCCAAAACACCAGCCCCTTCGAGGACGACTACCGCTATGTGGAACTCTTCCACCGACTCGGCGTCCGCATCGCCCAATTGACCTACAACAACCAAAACCTGCTCGGCGGGGGCTGCTTCGAGACCGAAGACTCCGGCCTCACCCGCTACGGGCGTGTGGTGGTATCGGAAATGAACCGGGTCGGGATGCTGATTGACCTTTCCCACGTGGGATACCGCACCAGCCGGGACGCGATCGAGGCCTCCACTGTTCCCGTGGCCATCACGCACTCAAACCCGCTCTGGTTCTTCGACACCCCGCGCAACAAGCCCCACGATGTGATCCAGCCGCTGGTGGATCGCGGCGGAGTCATCGGGTGCTGCCTCTACCCGACAGTCAGTGGCGGCGAACACGTGACCATAGAAAGCTTCGCCGCCATGGTTTCGCGCATGGTGGACCACTATGGGCCCTCACATGTGGGCTTGGGCAGCGACTGCACCCGCGGCTGGGACCACGAATTCGTCGGCTGGCTCCGCAACGGACGGTGGCAGCCCACGGCACCGGAAGACTCGCCCCGGTGGCCTGCCTGGCCCAACTGGTTCACCGGGCCCGAAGACTTTCCCCGGCTCACCGACGGACTCGTCACGGCTGGACTCACAGATGACACCATCGCCGCGGTCCTGGGCGGCAACTTCAGCCGCCTTTTTACCGAGGTCATGGACAATGCCAAGGAGAAAGCCCATGTCTGA
- a CDS encoding RidA family protein, protein MNPIKRTQFSDGKPRPYSATAAVNDIIFVCGQVPTRADGTTPADIASQVDQAFDNLEKALLAADSDLSSLLKLTVFLADLDEFESYNAAYLKRLSGHPLPPRTTVQVARFRGEKRIEIDAVAAATA, encoded by the coding sequence GTGAACCCGATCAAGCGCACCCAGTTCTCGGACGGAAAACCCCGCCCCTACTCTGCCACGGCCGCCGTCAACGACATCATCTTTGTCTGCGGGCAGGTCCCCACCCGTGCCGACGGCACCACGCCCGCCGACATTGCCAGTCAAGTGGACCAGGCCTTCGATAACCTGGAAAAGGCCCTGCTGGCAGCCGACTCAGATCTTTCCAGCCTCCTCAAACTCACTGTCTTCCTCGCCGACTTGGACGAGTTCGAGTCCTACAATGCCGCCTACCTCAAAAGGCTCAGCGGCCATCCCCTCCCTCCCCGGACCACGGTGCAGGTTGCCCGGTTCCGGGGGGAGAAGCGCATCGAAATTGATGCCGTCGCCGCCGCAACAGCCTGA
- a CDS encoding MFS transporter: protein MLSHAPVPAPTSQLTIDSAPLNSFHKRLTLFSSGGPFLDGYILAIIGIALVQIIPQWQMNEWWNGLIGASALIGVFIGGLVFGNITDKIGRKLMYTIDLIAIIVFSIAQFWVNEPWQLFTLRLLIGIAVGADYPIATALVAEFVPANWRARLLGGLNAMWFVGATVAAFVGYWLLSLPDGWRWMLLSSAVPAVLILIARATIPESPHWLVGKGRHEEALGILKKTIGEGATLEGITAHDPNAVKLSTKQAFKMVLTGGYLNRVIFISIFWTCTIVTLFSIYAFGPQILALFHLQSGDAANIGYGLINLFFLVGNVVALLVVDKLGRRPVLIWGFLLSGVGLLFLAIFPTAPLGLIALAFAFYAIFNGGPSILEWIYPNELFPTKVRATAVGLCTGTSRIGAAIGTFATPLALTHLGLSGTMWIAAGIALVGAVASYVMAPETKGKNLEDAASLQHA from the coding sequence ATGCTCTCTCACGCGCCAGTTCCCGCGCCCACCTCCCAACTCACCATCGATTCCGCGCCGCTGAATTCATTCCACAAGCGCCTGACGCTCTTCAGCTCAGGGGGGCCGTTCCTGGACGGCTACATCCTGGCCATCATTGGCATCGCATTGGTCCAGATCATTCCCCAATGGCAGATGAACGAATGGTGGAACGGACTCATCGGCGCCTCGGCCCTGATCGGGGTCTTCATCGGGGGTCTGGTCTTCGGCAACATCACCGATAAAATCGGGCGGAAGCTCATGTACACGATCGACCTGATCGCGATCATCGTGTTCTCGATTGCCCAGTTCTGGGTCAACGAGCCCTGGCAGTTGTTCACCCTGCGCCTGCTCATCGGCATCGCGGTCGGGGCTGACTATCCGATCGCCACAGCCTTGGTCGCCGAATTTGTGCCGGCAAACTGGCGGGCCCGGCTGCTGGGCGGCTTGAACGCCATGTGGTTTGTCGGGGCCACCGTGGCCGCCTTTGTCGGATACTGGCTGCTGTCCCTGCCCGACGGCTGGCGCTGGATGCTCCTCTCCTCCGCTGTGCCGGCCGTCCTGATCCTCATTGCGCGGGCCACGATCCCGGAATCCCCGCACTGGCTCGTGGGGAAGGGCCGCCACGAGGAGGCCCTTGGCATCCTGAAGAAGACCATCGGCGAGGGTGCGACCCTGGAAGGGATCACAGCCCACGACCCCAACGCAGTCAAGCTCAGCACCAAACAGGCATTCAAGATGGTTCTCACCGGCGGCTACCTCAACCGTGTCATCTTCATCTCCATCTTCTGGACCTGCACGATCGTTACCTTGTTCTCCATCTACGCATTTGGGCCCCAGATCCTGGCCTTGTTCCACCTCCAGTCAGGCGATGCCGCCAACATCGGCTACGGGCTGATCAATCTGTTCTTCCTGGTCGGCAACGTGGTCGCACTCCTCGTCGTGGACAAGCTGGGACGCCGTCCCGTGCTGATCTGGGGGTTCCTCCTCTCCGGCGTAGGCCTGTTGTTTCTGGCGATTTTCCCCACCGCCCCGCTGGGCCTGATCGCACTGGCCTTCGCCTTCTACGCAATCTTCAACGGGGGCCCATCGATCCTGGAATGGATCTACCCCAACGAGCTGTTTCCGACCAAGGTCAGGGCCACCGCCGTGGGCCTGTGCACGGGAACCAGCCGCATCGGAGCCGCCATCGGCACTTTCGCCACACCCCTGGCCCTGACACACCTGGGCCTCTCAGGGACCATGTGGATTGCCGCCGGAATCGCCCTTGTCGGGGCGGTTGCCAGCTACGTCATGGCACCGGAAACCAAGGGGAAAAACCTCGAAGATGCTGCCTCGCTCCAGCACGCCTGA